The DNA region CCGTTGATGGGCCATTCGACTTGGCGGGCCAGATCATTCAGGCAACTCCATAGCAAAGAGTTTTGGTCAAGCGTGCGGGTGCGTGGGCGCAATTCGCATCTGTAGCCGTCGGGTACGTTAGCAATGGCATGGGCCGCGTTTCTGCGCACCAGCGGGCTGACGAGGTTGAAGACCTGCTTTTCCATTACGCAGCCCCTTGAGCGGCTTTAAACAGCGCCAATATGTCTGGCATGGCCTTAGTCAGCGCCGCCATGGCGTGTTTTTGCTTGATGCCGTCATCCTGCAGATACTTCTCGATCAGCCAGTAGATGGGTGTGGTGTCGCCCGTGGCCTGGATATATCTCTCCATGTCTCCAACAGAAAGCTTGCGCGGATCGTCGGGGTTGTTGCTGAGCTTGCGAGACAGCTCCGACTGGCTCATGTCCATGTCAGCCGCAATAGTTTTTAG from Pusillimonas sp. T7-7 includes:
- a CDS encoding phage regulatory CII family protein — translated: MTLHSPTQLTIDFTPGLTERHDSLLECIRQGAYSHRNPLKTIAADMDMSQSELSRKLSNNPDDPRKLSVGDMERYIQATGDTTPIYWLIEKYLQDDGIKQKHAMAALTKAMPDILALFKAAQGAA